The Brassica oleracea var. oleracea cultivar TO1000 chromosome C6, BOL, whole genome shotgun sequence genome includes a region encoding these proteins:
- the LOC106298250 gene encoding titin isoform X3: protein METGVVITQEPVFTKTSVEEAHAGVLLDHSTMDVDKVNLSTVLAEVVNGSGNKETEESKHEKEEVTKTVSVSKIVKEKESETETDEQGTVFVHEPKNTDDAKIILTDATLEKGKEDETTQKQEEVSVENPVIEEGQTETKHSQKEEKEISKAIEQIPTKTDEVEEEKDSLTVETSVNGTEAEHNETVSVEEISRKGENIAKETPAEQDETETVNTVVKDPEIVNNEETTVHDLKENEDTVEAIKNSDDAEQVTREVTGDRDKEDDVIIHKEEEVQESLTVLETPTIEIKDTESKASKENEEHEQVLVRDIPQDDTLVLTNETVNTSTVQESAILKTLETKSDETDAEPSLDLKEEEETVTPSDEVQETINVVIEPPKPSPEQRSKGTEEDEHVLGRNMPQGEAESLVTKEDRDQEKTDEFEVPKDLALKVDREELMDEKKEADQAAGAQSLERGLALNESGAEEIPVINVESGEQMEKPSLESPSKVSEETRKTLDEQIKEKPEEEEEEEVAQRQEGEEEGSYGSETVPVPESIELKEKAQEERILDLAPLQDEEIKSDEVLQVSSASPEGETLVESKKIEVIKANEEEDEEEEVPDKIQSILETFDTEPVKSNEETTVHESLSLKDDDSDPVEAIKNSDDAEQASHEVTGDREKEEDITIHKAQEVQESLTVVETPTIQGEDIELKASKDSEEHEHVLVRDIPQEETLVPKAETVNTSTVHESSEPSLDLKEQEETVKTVTPSDEVQESITLMELPKLSPEQICKDTEEGEHVLGISMPQGDIIITEAESLVTKENNEAIMDLKEQEKTGKLEEVLSDLALKVDKEKVMDEKKEADDVAGGQNMERGLELNESEAELVDQNIAYETEEKLVESPSEETRKTLDEMIQEEVAPHQEAEERVSVPESSEVKEKAKEERSLDLTPLQEESCLPTEQDEEEIKEQIHKHEPANEAVKSDEVIQVSYASPEGETVVEATKNEEQVVADKIQSILETVETVDTEPVKSNEDDIAESLNSAGEEIQTMSKDGENVQIDETAETSVNGTEDEHNATVLEEGISKNKESIVPETASEEIKNSDEAEENSHKEKEEMQESQNLLLQEENTESESSKNTMEHAHVLVRDVPHIDTLVTEAEDANTSSTVHKFESNEAEVGQETRKYIEPSFDLKEDQEKEETETVISPDEVRPSDQVADDVQTEESVEVKSKETLQVESTEEKHENLLDVPSGDSEKLQPETVLVAETESQDTTEEIPSERVLKEELKDDKTEVDGTQVMGEQRDLEPHEPEAEQTDQTKTDEKVLVESVEKMQTSSLELPSEEEEEVTLQQEGSSAYGLEIKEEETLSVAERKDEESCLPKETTLQQESIEEYEPTNDQQGPVEEKSDEIMKVSSEEDEGEMIVDAVKLANEEQVVEEIQRSLEPIEPEEQEQETVSETTEDEKVKKEEPIVQTLSEEDAIKSHLTEDAKKGDEETEGRDTQQVETIVNEAESVYTSTVQEAAVSNTLETNINESEEVHSPISGEGERQVTKEDTEPRLDLKEDKEQEEADTVILSDEVRIESPYISDESQGREDSDEVKYKEKDAKLLDLPAEKMQRPALESPSELSEETSKTVDEKIEEEVTLHQESEEIVTVPESSELEVQAKEEEEESCPTNEQKSETKEQMREEDSTSAHQTPVEEKSDQASAAPLPQEREAEKIDDMTENEEEKVAEAVEPHSSILSPPEEAEKIEEDEEEKGKETEPMGDTGTGSSKMVEEEKLKQDKEILQAEEVPSSETQVMAVQLKRGEDNATTTTESHEEEATVALLTRDIETSLTDKFSIDQEEEEQANKESPRDELEGETQTRELEEENKVEKNDNETLIAETNKENEDKAVGLDASKTCTEQEEEFENLETPKVEDKSQEISESKGDQTPPSFISELEDQIPKQIEEIHEEEEIKEAQQVVVDQTSSLVEEEETKKSRKVEAPSGQDLPVEASHAHQTDDKTEKEVEEEIHQEETKPKESDETSTKVTKVEDEEDTKETDTQVADIVKGQSLSHAPEDACLEQEELKDLGTLQPGAVVEDQDSAVNENSTDEFTFSTSIGEADHGDENSSTLPVVGIFKELQTTLEEKERGNNVSHEGDSSGNDLNSIKAEPETLEKSLVLEETPASEIIEANMLQDRIRRELEVNVEEQLQEETREIAVCKEETPADLSLTQVLPGEKIMIPSNQKEGKKQEDVNASTSEKISLQEEAHPRDFVVSKKEHSAEAQETVKEEMNEVLTSEKKITEPLLSVAEKELTEEHVKSQAVSDDDTKSSNEMDFPSEQIPKDQREEAEETSFEVKKVPEDKNEDTADALITSEKVQLQDQSKEIGQEKESTDLQYVQEDLDDEIKDDGHDSLLAHKKDSDLIEEKKEVDYVKRQPEDAIKSTEEKNNMTEKVGQEATKEIYQEECKQADTATDINEEIKEEEKETPENCLNSMKNTDDATEKTQPEIQEIEKLSSVSETQDKPPKQEDEVPSQQKREIADDVSKLENPKIAEEMQQKDGEEPARKSLSDLIQKVKVTDKTEVATTELRIDEEAKAEGEDEDGDEHKDDKTSPDSIVMVEAKDTVNIIKTQKKSHGILSGVGSKVKHSISKVKKALTGKSSHTTKPSSPQ from the exons ATGGAAACTGGAGTTGTCATCACCCAAGAACCAGTGTTTACAAAG ACAAGTGTGGAAGAAGCTCATGCAGGAGTACTACTTGACCACTCAACCATGGACGTAGATAAAGTAAACCTGAGTACTGTTCTTGCTGAGGTTGTAAATGGTTCAG GGAATAAAGAAACCGAAGAATCAAAACACGAAAAAGAAGAAGTGACGAAGACTGTTTCGGTTAGTAAGATCGTCAAAGAGAAAGAAAGTGAGACAGAAACGGATGAACAAGGCACAGTCTTTGTTCATGAACCCAAAAACACAGATGATGCGAAGATAATCTTAACTGATGCGACTTTAGAGAAGGGTAAAGAAGATGAAACTACCCAAAAACAAGAAGAG GTAAGTGTCGAAAATCCGGTGATAGAAGAAGGTCAAACAGAAACCAAACACTCACAAAAAGAAGAGAAGGAGATCTCTAAG GCCATTGAACAGATACCGACAAAGACTGATGAAGTAGAAGAAGAAAAAGATTCACTAACTGTTGAGACCTCTGTAAATGGAACAGAGGCTGAGCACAATGAAACCGTTTCAGTAGAAGAAATTTCGAGGAAAGGTGAGAACATTGCCAAAGAAACACCTGCGGAACAAGATGAAACTGAGACAGTAAATACAGTTGTAAAAGACCCTGAGATCGTTAATAATGAAGAAACTACAGTTCATGACCTGAAAGAGAATGAAGACACAGTGGAAGCAATCAAGAACTCAGATGATGCAGAGCAAGTCACACGTGAGGTGACAGGAGACAGAGATAAGGAAGATGACGTCATCATCCACAAAGAAGAAGAG GTGCAAGAAAGTCTTACGGTTCTCGAAACGCCTACAATAGAGATAAAGGACACTGAATCCAAAGCTTCAAAGGAGAATGAGGAACATGAACAAGTGTTGGTGAGAGACATACCACAAGACGATACACTTGTACTTACAAATGAGACTGTAAATACTTCAACAGTACAAGAATCTGCAATCTTGAAGACTTTGGAGACGAAGAGTGATGAAACAGATGCAGAACCGAGTCTTGACCTGAAAGAGGAAGAAGAGACCGTCACACCATCTGATGAG GTGCAAGAAACTATTAACGTAGTAATCGAACCGCCAAAACCCTCACCAGAACAAAGATCCAAAGGTACTGAAGAAGATGAACATGTTTTGGGTAGAAACATGCCACAGGGTGAAGCTGAGTCTCTGGTGACCAAAGAAGACAGAGATCAAGAGAAAACAGACGAGTTTGAAGTTCCAAAAGATCTTGCATTGAAGGTAGATAGAGAGGAGCTGATGGATGAGAAGAAAGAGGCAGATCAAGCTGCTGGAGCGCAGAGTTTGGAGAGAGGTCTAGCATTGAATGAGTCAGGGGCAGAGGAAATCCCCGTTATAAATGTAGAATCAGGTGAGCAGATGGAGAAGCCATCTCTTGAGTCTCCTTCTAAAGTATCAGAGGAAACAAGAAAAACCTTAGATGAGCAGATCAAAGAAAAACCTGAAGAAGAAGAAGAAGAAGAAGTAGCACAACGTCAAGAAGGCGAAGAGGAAGGTTCTTATGGATCAGAGACAGTTCCAGTACCAGAAAGTATTGAGCTTAAAGAAAAAGCCCAAGAAGAAAGGATTCTTGATCTGGCTCCTTTGCAAGATGAAGAAATTAAATCTGATGAAGTTTTACAAGTTTCATCTGCATCACCTGAAGGTGAGACCCTTGTTGAATCCAAAAAGATTGAAGTAATAAAAGCCAATGAGGAAGAAGACGAAGAAGAAGAAGTACCAGACAAGATCCAAAGCATTCTTGAGACATTTGATACCGAACCTGTAAAATCTAATGAAGAAACTACAGTTCATGAATCTCTAAGCTTGAAAGATGATGATTCAGACCCAGTGGAAGCAATCAAAAACTCAGATGATGCAGAGCAAGCCTCACATGAGGTGACTGGAGACAGAGAAAAGGAAGAGGACATCACCATCCACAAAGCACAAGAG GTGCAAGAAAGTCTTACGGTTGTCGAAACGCCGACAATTCAGGGTGAGGACATTGAATTGAAAGCTTCAAAAGATAGTGAGGAACATGAACATGTGTTGGTGAGAGACATACCACAAGAGGAGACCCTTGTACCTAAAGCTGAGACTGTAAATACTTCAACAGTACATGAGTCTTCAGAACCAAGTCTTGACCTGAAAGAGCAAGAAGAAACCGTAAAGACCGTCACACCATCTGATGAG GTGCAAGAAAGTATTACGTTAATGGAACTGCCAAAACTCTCACCAGAACAAATATGTAAAGATACTGAAGAAGGTGAACATGTTTTGGGGATTAGCATGCCACAGGGTGATATCATTATAACTGAAGCTGAGTCTCTGGTGACCAAAGAAAACAATGAGGCGATTATGGACCTGAAGGAACAAGAGAAAACAGGGAAACTTGAAGAAGTTCTATCAGATCTTGCGTTGAAGGTAGATAAAGAGAAGGTTATGGATGAGAAGAAAGAGGCAGACGACGTTGCTGGAGGTCAGAATATGGAGAGAGGTCTAGAATTGAATGAGTCAGAGGCTGAGCTTGTTGATCAAAACATAGCCTATGAAACAGAGGAAAAGTTGGTTGAGTCTCCTTCAGAGGAAACAAGGAAAACCTTAGACGAGATGATCCAAGAAGAAGTAGCACCGCATCAAGAAGCTGAAGAGAGAGTTTCAGTACCAGAAAGTAGTGAGGTTAAAGAAAAAGCAAAAGAAGAAAGGAGTCTTGATCTGACTCCTTTGCAAGAAGAATCATGCTTGCCAACGGAGCAAGACGAAGAAGAAATAAAAGAGCAAATCCACAAGCATGAACCAGCAAATGAAGCAGTCAAATCTGATGAAGTTATACAAGTTTCATATGCATCACCTGAAGGGGAGACCGTTGTTGAAGCCACAAAGAACGAAGAACAAGTAGTAGCAGACAAGATCCAAAGCATTCTTGAGACTGTTGAAACAGTTGATACCGAACCTGTAAAATCCAATGAAGATGACATAGCAGAGAGCTTAAACTCG GCCGGTGAAGAGATACAGACAATGAGCAAGGATGGAGAAAATGTACAAATAGATGAGACTGCTGAGACATCTGTAAACGGAACAGAGGATGAGCACAATGCAACGGTTTTAGAAGAAGGGATCTCAAAGAACAAAGAGAGCATTGTCCCTGAAACAGCTTCAGAAGAAATCAAAAACTCAGATGAAGCAGAGGAAAACTCACACAAAGAAAAAGAAGAG ATGCAAGAAAGTCAGAATCTTCTGTTACAAGAAGAGAACACTGAATCAGAATCTTCAAAGAATACTATGGAACATGCACATGTGTTGGTAAGGGATGTGCCACATATTGATACTCTTGTAACTGAGGCGGAGGATGCTAACACTTCTTCAACTGTCCACAAGTTCGAAAGTAATGAAGCTGAGGTAGGCCAAGAGACAAGAAAATATATAGAACCGAGTTTTGACCTGAAAGAGGATCAAGAAAAAGAGGAAACAGAGACAGTCATTTCACCTGATGAG GTGAGACCTTCTGATCAAGTTGCTGATGATGTTCAGACAGAAGAATCTGTTGAGGTTAAATCTAAGGAGACCCTTCAAGTCGAAAGCACTGAGGAGAAGCATGAGAATCTTCTTGATGTACCATCTGGAGATTCAGAAAAACTCCAACCCGAGACAGTCCTAGTAGCCGAGACAGAAAGCCAGGATACAACTGAAGAGATTCCATCAGAACGTGTGTTGAAAGAGGAGCTTAAGGATGACAAGACGGAGGTAGATGGAACTCAAGTTATGGGAGAACAGAGAGACCTAGAACCGCATGAGCCAGAGGCAGAGCAAACTGATCAAACCAAAACCGATGAAAAGGTTCTTGTAGAATCAGTTGAGAAGATGCAGACTTCATCTCTTGAGCTTCCTTCTGAAGAAGAAGAAGAAGTAACACTGCAACAAGAAGGTTCTTCTGCCTATGGATTAGAGATAAAAGAAGAGGAGACACTTTCAGTAGCAGAAAGGAAGGATGAAGAATCATGCCTGCCAAAAGAAACAACGCTGCAGCAAGAGTCAATAGAGGAGTATGAACCAACAAATGACCAGCAGGGTCCTGTAGAAGAAAAATCTGATGAAATTATGAAAGTTTCATCAGAGGAAGACGAAGGTGAGATGATTGTTGACGCCGTAAAGCTAGCAAATGAAGAACAAGTAGTAGAAGAAATCCAGAGAAGTCTTGAGCCTATAGAGCCAGAGGAGCAAGAACAAGAAACTGTTTCTGAGACGACAGAAGATGAAAAAGTGAAGAAGGAAGAACCTATTGTCCAAACATTAAGTGAGGAGGATGCAATAAAAAGCCATTTGACTGAAGACGCAAAGAAAGGAGATGAGGAGACAGAAGGGAGAGACACCCAACAGGTTGAGACCATTGTAAATGAAGCTGAGTCTGTATATACCTCAACAGTCCAAGAGGCTGCAGTATCAAACACTTTGGAGACGAATATTAATGAATCAGAGGAAGTGCATAGCCCAATAAGTGGAGAAGGAGAAAGACAAGTGACAAAAGAAGACACAGAACCGAGATTGGATCTGAAAGAGGATAAAGAACAAGAGGAAGCAGACACGGTCATTTTATCTGATGAGGTAAGGATAGAATCTCCATACATATCTGATGAGAGCCAGGGAAGAGAAGATTCTGATGAGGTCAAATACAAGGAGAAGGATGCAAAACTTCTTGATTTACCAGCTGAAAAGATGCAGAGGCCAGCCCTTGAATCTCCTTCTGAACTATCAGAGGAAACAAGCAAAACTGTTGATGAGAAGATCGAAGAAGAAGTAACTCTGCATCAAGAAAGTGAAGAGATAGTAACAGTTCCAGAAAGTAGTGAGCTTGAAGTACAAGCCAAGGAAGAAGAAGAAGAATCATGCCCAACAAATGAGCAAAAAAGTGAAACGAAAGAGCAAATGAGGGAAGAAGATAGTACTAGTGCACATCAGACTCCTGTCGAAGAAAAATCTGATCAAGCTTCAGCTGCACCACTTCCACAGGAACGGGAAGCCGAAAAGATTGACGACATGACAGAAAATGAGGAAGAAAAAGTAGCAGAGGCTGTTGAACCTCATAGTTCAATTCTATCACCTCCAGAGGAAGCTGAGAAGATAGAAGAAGACGAAGAAGAAAAAGGGAAGGAGACAGAACCGATGGGAGATACTGGAACAGGATCCTCTAAAATGGTTGAAGAAGAGAAGCTGAAGCAAGACAAAGAGATACTTCAAGCAGAAGAAGTTCCTTCTAGTGAAACACAAGTGATGGCGGTTCAACTAAAAAGAGGAGAAGATAATGCAACAACAACAACAGAAAGCCATGAGGAAGAAGCAACGGTTGCACTACTGACAAGAGATATTGAAACTTCTTTGACTGATAAATTCTCTATAGATCAGGAGGAGGAGGAACAAGCCAACAAGGAAAGCCCCAGAGATGAGCTGGAAGGAGAAACACAAACAAGAGAGCTTGAAGAAGAAAATAAGGTTGAGAAGAATGATAATGAGACTCTAATTGCAGAGACAAATAAAGAAAATGAAGACAAAGCAGTGGGTTTAGATGCTTCAAAGACATGCACTGAGCAAGAAGAAGAGTTTGAGAATCTTGAAACCCCAAAGGTAGAGGACAAGAGCCAGGAAATTTCCGAATCTAAGGGTGATCAGACTCCTCCATCCTTTATTTCAGAACTAGAAGACCAAATTCCAAAGCAAATTGAGGAGATTCATGAAGAAGAAGAAATAAAGGAAGCTCAACAAGTTGTGGTTGATCAGACTTCATCCTTAGTTGAAGAAGAAGAAACAAAGAAATCACGCAAGGTAGAAGCTCCGAGTGGTCAGGATCTTCCAGTTGAAGCATCACATGCACATCAGACTGATGATAAAACTGAAAAAGAGGTTGAGGAGGAGATTCATCAAGAAGAAACAAAACCAAAAGAATCAGATGAGACTTCAACTAAAGTCACAAAGGTAGAAGATGAAGAAGATACAAAGGAAACTGATACCCAAGTGGCTGATATAGTGAAAGGACAAAGCTTATCACATGCTCCTGAAGATGCATGCCTGGAGCAGGAAGAGTTGAAGGACCTTGGAACTCTACAACCCGGTGCAGTTGTGGAAGATCAAGATTCTGCTGTGAACGAAAATAGCACAGATGAATTTACTTTCTCAACTTCAATAGGAGAGGCAGATCATGGAGATGAGAATAGCTCAACTCTTCCAGTTGTTGGAATCTTCAAAGAACTCCAGACTACATTGGAGGAGAAAGAGAGAGGAAACAATGTTTCTCATGAGGGTGACTCAAGTGGGAATGATTTGAATTCAATCAAGGCAGAACCAGAAACCCTGGAGAAGAGTCTTGTCCTGGAGGAAACTCCAGCCTCTGAGATAATAGAAGCAAACATGTTACAAGACAGAATAAGAAGAGAGCTTGAGGTCAATGTAGAAGAGCAACTACAAGAAGAAACTAGAGAGATTGCAGTGTGTAAGGAAGAAACTCCAGCTGATTTGTCACTTACACAAGTGTTACCTGGTGAGAAAATTATGATTCCATCAAATCAAAAAGAAGGAAAGAAACAAGAAGACGTAAATGCTTCAACATCAGAGAAGATAAGCCTACAAGAAGAAGCGCATCCCAGAGATTTTGTAGTCTCTAAGAAGGAGCACAGCGCAGAGGCTCAAGAAACTGTTAAAGAAGAGATGAACGAGGTATTAACATCAGAGAAGAAAATCACAGAGCCTCTTCTGAGTGTAGCTGAGAAAGAATTAACTGAAGAACATGTTAAGTCTCAAGCCGTATCAGATGATGATACAAAGAGCAGTAATGAGATGGATTTTCCTTCAGAACAAATACCAAAGGATCAAAGAGAAGAGGCTGAAGAAACGTCATTTGAAGTCAAGAAGGTACCAGAAGATAAAAATGAGGACACTGCTGATGCTTTGATCACAAGCGAAAAAGTGCAGCTGCAAGATCAGTCCAAGGAAATTGGACAAGAGAAAGAGTCGACTGATCTCCAATATGTCCAGGAAGATCTTGATGATGAAATAAAAGATGATGGCCATGATTCTCTTTTAGCACATAAGAAAGATTCAGACTTAATAGAGGAGAAGAAGGAGGTTGATTATGTGAAGAGACAGCCGGAAGATGCAATCAAATCCACAGAAGAG AAGAACAACATGACTGAAAAAGTTGGCCAAGAAGCAACAAAAGAGATCTATCAAGAGGAGTGCAAGCAAGCAGATACTGCAACTGATATCAACGAAGAGATCAAAGAAGAAGAG AAGGAAACACCAGAGAATTGTTTGAACAGTATGAAGAACACCGATGATGCGACGGAAAAAACTCAACCAGAGATTCAAGAGATCGAGAAACTGTCTTCTGTCAGCGAAACACAAGACAAACCACCAAAG CAAGAAGATGAAGTTCCAAGCCAACAGAAAAGGGAAATAGCTGATGATGTTTCAAAGCTAGAGAATCCAAAGATTGCAGAAGAGATGCAGCAAAAAGATGGAGAAGAACCAGCTAGGAAGTCACTATCAGACCTCATCCAAAAAGTGAAAGTAACAGACAAGACCGAAGTTGCAACAACAGAACTTCGTATCGACGAAGAGGCTAAGGCAGAGGGAGAAGATGAGGATGGAGATGAACATAAAGATGATAAAACAAGTCCAGATTCCATTGTGATGGTTGAAGCTAAAGATACAGTTAACATCATCAAAACTCAAAAGAAATCACATGGCATTCTCTCTGGTGTTGGCTCAAAGGTCAAACATTCAATTTCAAAGGTGAAGAAAGCACTCACTGGAAAATCTTCTCACACAACAAAGCCTTCATCACCACAGTGA